Genomic DNA from Alosa alosa isolate M-15738 ecotype Scorff River chromosome 6, AALO_Geno_1.1, whole genome shotgun sequence:
CATGATACAGCATCATTAAGGGGTGTGATTGCCATGACGACCCATCCACTTCCTctgtggggtctgtgtgtgtgtgtgtgtgtgtgaaagaggctTTGGCCTGTGTCACATCCTTGACAGACTGGGCGTGATGGAGAGGGACTGTCCATTGGCATCTCAGCCTAGCCTGCTGCCTTGGCCACAGTGCACCACCCATCATCCACCCATCCCtaccctccacccctctcccttccccctcccATCCCCCCAGGGGCTTGGCCTCCAGACAAAGAGGGATTAGTGCATTAAGCAAAacaaagaggaagaaaaggcaGAGCATGAAACGCCAGCCAAAGCAGCTGATCACATGTTGATGTCTTATTAGCTAAGGAAGACGTATCCACCTCACAAATCTCCCCTGTCGGATTCGCCAGATTACAGGCCAAGATCTGGACGCTGCTGTCCACAGAGAGAGTCATCTCATGTGACAGATGCACATGAGTCCTATGTATTGAGCTGAATTTCCAAAGATAGAggccccctccacacacacaagagaattTCCCCTGTCAGACCTGTTGAAACCATTGAATAAAATCGCACAATAGACAATTTTTAACAATGCTATGCTCTGTGTCAAACCAAGGATAGGAGATAAAATAACCAATGGGTTCTCCGATGATTATATTGATTATTCCATAACCATTCCATAAATTAGACATTCAAATATGCACTTATTTGTATCCATAGGAAAAATCATAATTTATGAATTGTTCTGTACATGAAAGAACATAATGTCCACTCTACCAAGCGTGTGGTCAGAACTGGACAAGATGAAAGAGTCAGGATGCCTCTCCAGCCTCCCGGATCAGGTAGGGCCACTTGCCACTCCAACATATTCACAGTGAGAGGCAGAGAGTTGCTTGCACAGCCTGGGTATTAAATAAGAAAGCCTGCAGTGCCATCCAAATCCCAGTCTATACTCCTGCTTTTTTTTCCCGCACCCAGGGTATAAGGACATCAGTGAAGGGATCATACAGCAGCCCTGAGCTGAAGGAAATAGTCTGAACTCATTTAAACTGGGGATTTGGCATGGATGTCTCCAGCTTCCTCCCTCATCTAACCCTCCCTATCCTCCCCATCCAGCTAAGGCAGCatgcacatacccacacacacacagacagacagacagacacacacacacacacacacacagactctctctgtttctctctctcacacacacacacaaacactttctctctctctcctacagacACATATGCAGTGAAAGATAAAAGGGGAACCAAAAAGGAGAAAAATGTAAACTGACATTAAGAGGCCTGAAAAGAAGGCAAGGATGACAAACTGGAGGCGGCGTGGGGCTGCAACCACTCtcttctgctccctctctcccttacacacacacacacacacacacacacacacacacacacacacacttgaacctCAAAACTGACTGTAAACACACTTATATGGTCTCATCTTGGATAATACTTTGCATACATCCCCAGCGTTACAGGGATATGCCCCTTATATGCTCTGATGCTCAGAGCTTGTGTTATGAGAGAGGGCTTAAAGGAAGGAGGGGGGTAGAATGAGTAGGCAAGAGACTCAATGGAAAACAGGGATAGGAAGAGAAGGACTGAGAATAAAAACtagagtgaataaaaaaaaaacagcagacagcagaaggaaaggaaaggtggagagagagacggagcggAGACGGAGAAGGGACGGAGGCGGTGATGGAGCGGTGATGGAGCGGTGGCGACTGCCCGAGCGCCGTGACTCAGTCACTGCAGCGTTGTGTGCGGAGCCCTcagcccctctcctctcagcctgcctgccctcctctctccgTCTCCAACATGCTCAACCCGCACCCCTACCCCCCAGCCCATAGCCACTTCACTTAGGAAACCCCTCCAGTGGGGGAGACAGCAGACAGATGGCCTACATCTGATTGTCCAAAAGAAAGGCATTTATTTGGTCTCTTTTTTTGGGTTAGAGTTGGGTGAAGGGGGCTGGATCAAAGTCACTGTTGAGGCCCACACTCACCTAACAggtcacacaccacatacacacatggcagTGTGAGGTGAGCGGGCttcacagtgtctgtgtgtgtgtgtgtgtgtttccacccAGTCCTGATGAAATCAGTGGTGTGAGTGGGTCACACTCACAGCAGCCTGATGGGGAGAATGCCGGAGTAGACATGGAGGACACAGAGGAGGTGTGTAGGCTATGCAGACAGACGCATCTCAGTGATAGCCACAGACTGGGGCAATGACCCAGAGGGACAGGCAGGGATGGCGTAGGATGGgggcatgcgcacacacacacaaacacacgcacaatgtgtatttgtgtgtgtgtgatttgaaaATGGCGTCCTGTGCCACCCTGCGTCCCCAGCATTTGCATCTGAGACCGGCGCGTCTGcggaagaggggggggggggtgtcgcAGCGGCAGCAACAGTTGCCAGGGAAACGGCACGGCAGGGACCTGTGGGGATGCTGCGCTGGAGCATGGGCGCGCCGCGAGAGCCCATTTGCTCCTGTCGGATGAATACAGACAGGTTGGtggcagcggtgtgtgtgtgtgtgtgtgtgtgagtttctgtgtgtatgtttgagaaagtgacagtgtgtgactgaaagactgtgtttgttttctgtgcctGCTAAGAGAGGTAGAATATGTACGTCTGTGTGTAtagaaacagagtgtgtgtggggagtgagaGAAATACAGAGGGAGAGCACGAGagtgatttgtgtttgtgtgtgtgtgtgtatgtggtattCAGTGTGCATTCAGGTAGCATGTTTGTGTATAGAGAGCATTTTTTTCGTGTAAGTGCTTTTCTGGAGGAGCTGGTAAATGTGATGATGCTTGTGAGAGTATGTatttgggcatgtgtgtgtgtgcatgtgtgtgtgtggcctgaaaAAAAAAGCACTTGGCACATTAGTCCGAAGGCATGTTGCTGTGGCAACGGGGGTGTTGACACAGCGCAGTCGCACTTCTCAGCACTGCTAATCACTGGCATTCTCAGAAGCTTCCGGAGACCAGCCGGTCAGAACCCAACATGTCTCCAAACAtcctgcaaacacaccagcacacatgcgtacacacacacacacacaagcccccgACCACCACAACCGTAGCAACTTAGAAGGTCTGCCATCAGAGTAGAGCATTACACTTAGCTAACACCTGTCAGTCCAACATATGTGATGAAAAGTATAGAGACCTGCTGTAAACATTAAGCGCTAATCAGATGACCAAATGCCAAGTTCACAAAATTCAACCACCATTTCATGTGCCaagttttcttgttttttttttcttttaatttcgAAGTGACTTCTGCTAACAGAACATTTCTCATAATAGTAACGAGTGTAATATTAGCtaattataataacaataacaatattacAATTAAGATAGCACTTTAAAAAAGCAAGAAAACTAgagaaaagcaaaaacaaaatgaaagacACATTATtgtaattgtatttttttttcttttaaaagagATCTCTATAAGTTTCTATATTGTTCATGTGTTTGTCCCtctgtcattaaaaaaatcttCACCCAAACTTTGTATTTCAATCTAGTCTTTCTTGTCCACCCGGCTTGAGGGAGGGCGTCTTACCTGTGAAATGCTTCAAAATGCCCTTCGCTTTTTGCATACCCTCGTCCCTGCTCTGTCTCTGTTCCAACGACACTTTAAAGGAGTAAGTTCAGCTCCTGTGATAAATCCAGCGACTCACATCATTCACCTCAGACAacgtggagaaaaaaaaaaaaaaaccccatcagaagcaaaaattaaaacaacaacaaaaaaaatcaacacacaGTTCTGGATCAGATGGATGAGTCATCTCTTGTACAAAACAGTGGCGGGTAACCACTTTCCTTCCTTATTTCCCTTTTTGATTCCTGGATGGGGAGGTGTGGTGGCTCTGGAAGGGggacaccattttttttttttgggggggagcCCTTTTGGGAGATGTGGACGTCCAGTGGCTGGTCCTGATGATGAGGCTAGCGTGGTTCTGGCTTTGCTGTGGACACTGAGGAACATAGCGCGCGTGTGGGTCCCTCACATCACCATGAGAGAAGCAACTCTCACACAATGACTTCTACACATTGACTCTGTAGAAATTAAATATtaggagatatatatatatatatatatatatatatatatatatatatatatatatatatatataatggttAGAACATGATAGATCACTCCCCCACAATGCATttgtcaataataataataataattgtcataataataattgtcataatcataacagtagtaataataataataataataataataataataataataataatagtggtCTGCTCACCTCTTCTACTTTGCTATAAATAATCActcaaaatataaataatttgtcattattatcatcattgaCAAAGTTGTACTGTTACATATATGGAAATCGGTGGAGGAGAACGGTTAATCATATCATAGTATTATACGTCATCAATTACATTTTCACCGCAACAAATGGAGAACAAATATCAAATAGTACTCCTCTCCAATGACCCTGTTTATGTAAACACAACAGGAAGGGGAAAGCTTTTTCAGACTACAAAAAACGCAAAAAACAAACTAACATTTTATTCGAACACAATTTCCCAGAGTTCATGGTTTCCCTTCCAGCTGTCCACTATGGCCCAATTTCacagaaaaaaggagaaaatgtGGTCATCTTTTTTCGATGTGAGTTTTTTTTAAGCCAGAGTAAAGGTTCATCATAGTGATAAACGCTACAACAGCAGCTCTATACTTCTCAAAAGCCTTGGCTTCCAGTCTCAAAATTGTTAAAGATTTCTTGTTATCTATTTCTTTGaatgaaaatatatttatatattgtgAAATTTCACAGTTATGCaattgttattttttatatatataattttcattgtttttaaatatatcCCATGGTCTCTGTTGCCCTTCCTCTTGTCCCTTGATGTTTCGATTGAAGGAGGGagcgtgggggtggggtgggggattgGGGGAGGGTTGATCCCTCTCACTCCTACAAAGCACCACTGGAGGTGTTTAGGAGGAGAGAAAGGTTGAGCGTGTCCGTTTACTTAAACAACTCCAAAAACAAATCCTCCCTCCTTCCGACATCTCCAAAACGGCATAGCATTGTGAGTGGCACAACAGTTCTGCATCCGTCCTGTTGTTTTGGACTTCATTCAACTGTTTCTCTCAAGAAAATAAAGCCTTGCAAAAACACTGATATGCCTTACTttgtgtaaataaaataaaataaaaaaaccaaCTCTGTTACAGCTAAATATGCTTCGACTCAGTAAAGCTCTGCCACATCTGTACAAATACTTCAAGGCTCCCAGTTTCATGGGCTTCATCTGAATCTAACTCAATGACCTTTTCGTCTGGATTAGCAAATGTTGTTTACATCCATGGCAATGGTCTATACAGAATCTGCAGAAGCTCTGCTCTTCACTATACAGCACCTACTGAATGCCTGCCACTGGTTGGTGGTGTATGGCGCTGCAACAGCTGCACTTTGGCACAGGTCGGTGTGAGTTTGGCACGTCATTGTCAGTGTCGTCGTACATTTGTCCATGTGCTGGTTATTACTGTGCTGTgtatctgttgtgtgtgtgtgtgtgtgtgtgtctgtgtctgtgtcttcgtgtgttttttgtgtgtgtgtgtgtgtgtgtgtgtgtgataatattGTGTATACCTGTTGCTGCTGATGGCATCacttttgtatatgtgtgtgtgtgtgtgtgtgtgtacagtacttgTGTGTGGAGTAGGGCTAGGCTGCGAGTGCCATTCCTGATACTGTGTATGTCACtgccctttccctctctctccctctttctctctgacactCGGAGAGAGTGTTCGTGACCACTCACAACAGTGTCTAACTCCCGTCTGTACACAGCCATGGCCACTCGCGTTTACTGCCTTTTCAAACCTACCCGTGGGGGGTCAAGAGCtcaagccaaaaaaaaaaaaaaaaaacccttaccTTTGTGTTTCCCTGACTGTCTCTCTGCCctttcccaccctctctctctttctatctctctctttctccttctctttttctttctgctgttttttttttgggtctCAGATCTGAGTCTCTTGCACATTCTCCTTGGAGCCACTCTTGAAGAGCAGGGGCTCGATCTGAGAGTTTTGCCCTTTCCCCATCAGGCCCTTGAGCGAGCCGTGGATGCTCAGCTGGGGCAGGGGCACCGGCGTGGGCAGCGAGCCCAGCGTGCCCGTGCCGCTGCCCACCGACACGGGCATCGGTGAGCAGGAGATGGCGCCGGAGCTGGGCACCGACGTGGCCATCCCCTGGGAGCAGGGCGaggggttgttgttgttgttaaggcCCACGCCGGTGCCCATGCTGCCCAGGCCCAGCATGTTGTTGTTGAAGTGGTGCGCCTTGTAGTAGTGGTTGAGGTGCTCGGCACGCGCCAGGTTGGGCAGGTTGACGATTTCCGGGTGATGTAGCCGCAGGCTCTGGCTTCCTCCTATTCCTAGACCACTGCCGCCACCGCAActgccgcctcctcctccacctcctcctcctccgcaggTCCCACTGCCGCCGCCGGACCCCTGGGTCATGGTGGAGCCGCCGGAGATGCCGCTGCCCCGCACACCAGCACTGGCGCCCAGCTCGTCTTCCACGTTGATGATCTCGATGGCGCGCGCAGGGCCATGGTGCTTGTGCAGCTGGTGCTGCTTGCGCAGCTTGTAGAAGACCACCAGCATGACGGCCGCCATGAAGGTGATGGCCACGAAGCAGCCGATGATGATCTTGGTGGTCTTCATGACGTCTTCCAAGCTCGAGTACGTGGGGTCCATAGTGACGGGCACGGTGAAGGCGCCGCGCGTGGACGACGCCGACCAGGAGAGCGAAGAGGCGGTGGTGGGCACCAGGCTCCAGGAGGGCGTGGGCCCCGGGATGCGGATGATGGTCTGGTTGTGGGTGCGCAGCGCCGGTGAGCCTGACGAGTTGACCAGGTCCTCCTCGTTACTGTCCACTGTCTCCACGGTGACGGTGGTGAAGTAGGTGTAGTTGTCGCTGGGCGCGGCCGTTACGTTAAGCATGGCCGTGGCGGTGGTGTTGCCCGCTGTGTTGCTCACCACGCGATCGCACGGCCCCGGTGGTCGCCGAAGGCCACGCTGGTGAAGCTGAGCTGCCGCCGCGGGAGCACCGGAGATACGAGACTCGGGCAGCCGCGCCGCCATGAGAGCGCACCGCTGGGCATGAACCAGTTGACCGACGTCATGGACGTGCTGGTGCGGCACTTGAGCTCGGCCGCCATGCCCTCCGTCACGTTCAGGTCGGTCGGCGGCTCCACGATGACCGGCGCGTAGCACGTGAAGTGGCTCTGGTCCAGCTCGCCAATGTAGCGCCCCCGCAGGCCAGGCGGAGCGTGGCAGCGGGCACAGCAGGTGGTGTTGCTGGGCACCGTCTCCTTGAGCCACCAGCTGAGCCATAGCACATCGCAGTTGCACACCCACGGGTTGTGGTTGAGGTGCACGCGCTCCAGCTTGGGCAGCGGCGTGAACAGGTCGTGCGGCAGGGAGTGAAGCGAGTTGTGCGACAGGTTGAGCTCCTCCAGGTTCTTCAGGTCGCCGGGGCAGCCATGACACCGACATCTGGCGAAAGTGCATGAGCCACAGCTTGCGCAGCGACACCAGGCCCTGGAAGGAGCCGGGCCGCACGATCTCCAGCCGGTTGCCCGACAGCTCCAGCTCCTCGAGCCGGCCGAGTGGCGTCAGGTTGGGGATGTCCTTCAGGCCGCACATGCCGAGGTTTAGGTAGCGCAGGTTGTCCAGGCCCACGAAGGCCGCCTCAGAGATGTGCTCGAGCTTCTTGAGCTCGCCCAGATCGAGGCGCCGCAGCGACGGCACGCGGTTAAAGACGTACGCCGGCAGCGTCTCGATGGGGTTGTTGCGGAGCCAGAGCTCGCGGAGCTTGCTGAGGTACTCGAAGGCCGCCGACGGCACCTGGGTGAGCTTGTTGTCGAACAGCTCCAGCGTGTTGAGGTTGGGGAGGCCATTGAAGGCGCCCACTTCGATCTGGCTGATCTGGTTTTTAGAGAGCTGGAGGATCTCCAGGTGCCGTAGGTTCTTGAACGTCTCTGATTTGATCAcctggtggggggtgggggggtggtggggagaggacagaggagggcTCGTTTTAAGGAGATGGAGTTTAATATCACAATTAAACAGGGATAGATTTTTACATAAAGAGACAGTGCAAAGACTGCCTGGGTGAATTCTTCCAGCTGGTGGAGGTTAATTGAGAGGGACAAGGTTAATGGTGACCACACACAGTGTGAGCTGGCTCCTAAGACAGACTGCACCTGAAGAGGGTATGACagagagggtctgtgtgtgtgttttttttgctcacgtgggtgtgggtgtgtgtgtctttgtgtctgcggttgtgtgtgtatgtgtgataagACAGGCTGCAGCATAGGACGGTATGACAGCAAgggtctgtgcatgtgtgtgtgtgtgtgtgtgtgtgtgtgtgtgtgtgtgtgtgtgtgtgtgtgtgtgctctcgtGTTTGTGTGCCAAAAGACAGACTGCACCTGAAGGGGGTATGACAGAGtgggtatgtgtgcatgcgcatgtctggtgtgtgtgtgtgtgcgtgtgtatttgtgtgtgtctgtgtggagacCGACTAAGAGGGTTTGCCGGAGAGGAtctctatgtgtgtttatgtgtatgtgcacgctggagtgtgtgtgcatctgtgtggaTGTGGCTGTATGTATTCAAGCACGAAAGccaagcaggtgtgtgattttgaGTAATACTGATACACCACCActgggagtagagagagagagagagagagagagagagagagagagaaagaggaaaataaACTGTTTACAGGGATTTTATCAGAACGGAAAAccaaggaaggaaaaaaaacacaccgtCTAAACATCAACCCAATTCTCTCATGCAAGTCAATTCAGCACAATCTGCTTAAGAGGGGGCCTAAGACTGATAAGACCTAAATAGCAAAAGACATTTCACACATATGAAACGCCACAAGGCACCAAATGCTCTATGAGATCTTGAGCGAAGCCGCCTCGCTTTCTTGGGTAGCACGAGAAGTGGTTCCCTGGCCTCACGCCCACAGTCCCCTCAGTATGTAGAGCacagagggctgtgtgtgtttgtatgtgtgtgtgtatgtgtgtgtgtagggtggggtGATAAactgggaggagggggtgtttGAGTTTAAATGTTGGAAGCTGTCAGAGCTACACTCCCAGGGcatactgcagagagagagagggagaaagagagaaagagagagagagatagagagagagagagagagagagagagagagagagtggggaagaAAGGCAGCCAGGCAGCCACAGAATCTAGGATGCCTTTAGgtgttaaaacatttttagatTTTTAATCATTTCAAGTAAGGCTGTGGGATACAACAACCCGAATCAAATTTGTCTACGCTATGAGGGTAGAATGATTAATCGtgctattattatttatttcctAATTGGTGGCTGTGTTTTTGCCCTGCTTGTTTCTTTTTGTGACCTTTGTCAGGTCAATCACATGAAACGGTGACCCTCTATTCCTCAATAGTTTACAGTCTGGAGGTtttggtgtgtggtgagagCAAAGCTAATTTAATTTGCGAAGCTGTTAACAGACacccaacaaacaacaaacaggtATATTAACATTCCCACACCCGCAAAGGCATCACGAAGGGTAAGCACTCAGGTAAATATTTACCTTTATCGAGTTCTCCTGCAGGTTGAGGTATCGCGTGTTCACTGATATACTGTCTGGCACATCAGCCAGGTTCCTCCTGGTACAGATCACTCGGCTCGCCTGATTGGAGCATTGGCAAGGGGTGGGACAGTTTGTGGAGGCGGCCCCTACTGTGTCCGTGCGGAAGGGGAGGAGCCACAAAAGCAGCTGGGCCAGTaggagaaggggggaggggCTGGAAAGGCCGGTCACCGTGGTGATGCGCATGGCAACTGGGTCATGACCCTGCCCGTTTTCGAAGGGTGCTGGAAAATTCCGTGAGAGGGATTCTGGCAATCTTCGAGGAGTCCGAAGATAGATCCTTCTTTaatgtttcattttttcacCAAAAGTATTACCATCTGTTCTGTCTTCTTTTTTAAGTCTTCCACTGTTATCTTCTCAGCACATTCGTTAACTTGAGCCGCTCCTCTCTTGAGTGGATCCGAGTGGGTCGTCGAAAGTGTGTGGGTTactgtaaaagaaagaaagagagaaagagagagagagagacagagagagaaacaatgcAGATTAGTGGTCTGAACACAGCCCAATGTAGCACATTTCCCAGTGGCAACAAATGGCAGGAAGTGTGACACTTCAATTAATCACTGCCAAACCGATTCCAGAATGGCGATAACGTGATGGGTGTCGAGGCGGCACAATTGTGGCACATCATTAAAATGCTCCAAATGGACGGGGAATCTCCGACACGCCACAAAATTGACTTGCCTGGcttaaaacaaacaagcaagccCACCAAATGTCAATTAATCAGGGAGTATTATGGTACATTTGGAGGAATTTTCTTCccaccgtacacacacacacacacgtacacacacacacacaagtgccacCCTGTTTGCACGATTGAAAAGGTCACAGGTTTGTAGATATCTCTTTCATTTCCACCGGGGTGTAAAATTGTTCTCTAATTATTACTAATGATAAAAATGCAAATTAAACGTGCGTAGCCAACCAGTCATCAGTCACGGCTCAGTTTAATTCCATCTCAGAGGCCCAGTTAAAAAAAACTGTCCTGTAACGCAGCTGGAAGGAAGAGGTGCCCTGCATGGTGATTTCTCATTTTTTAAAGGTCAGACATTGGCCATTGTGGATGACAAAGGAGCCCAAACAGAACACAATGCTACCATCCTTCACAGTTTACGTGTCGCTAGCAGACCAACAAAAACTAGTCGACCAACAGCATGCACTCCGGGTCGCCAGAATAAGCTCCAAGGATTTGAACTGACACCGGGCGCTCAAGAGCATCCAATTGGATTCCAGTCGGAACGAAAGCACAACACAAAAGCCTTGAACACCCATCTTGTGCCTCAAACCCTCTCCAACTTCACACTCCTCCATTCCTCCGTCTTTGGCTCCAGTCGGTTGGAGGGGCCCATGCAGCGGCCCACAGGCCATCAGCCCTGGGATTACCCGCCTAATCCCCAAGTGGGTGCTAAAACAACGTTCCCATTTGGAATGCTGCGCTAATTCCTATGCTTATGTGTTCATCCACATATCGCCATAATTGCCATCTCTGAGGAATAGGTGGCCGTGGTGGAAGTAGGGGTTGTGAATGGTGAATGGCGAATGGCACATTGCATGAAAGACTAATGGATGACTGACTTTTACAAGAGCCATTGCCAGCCTCCACCTTCCCTTGCCCTCTGCGGAGTAGCTACCCTGCCCTGCTTCCCCGCACCCCACCTGCAGGTCTCTCAGCACAGAGACCTCGGCCCTCCCTGCACAAGGCCACCCAGTGGCGGGCCCGACTTTTATTAATGGCGATGGTGATAACGATGGGGACGATGACACGCAAACTCATCTGACACCGGGAGCAATCACACTGGGCCGAGCAagtggggggcgggggggagacaacagaagatggagagatagggggcagagagagggtgaagaaaggcaatagagacagagagagagagagagggattattAAACTTATAGATGACTGTACAGCTGCAGGGAAAGAAGATAATTATCAACACTAATAGATAAATAATGAGCAgctgcatagagagagagagagacagagagagagagagagagatgaagattgAAAGATTGAGTGATGGGGATAGAGggacagagtgagtgagaagaaatagacagacagaaataaaagaagagaaaaatgtAGAGTATCAGacagggagtgagagggagatgtAGAAAGTAGAGAGGGATAAAGAAGAAGAGACAGATACATTAATATTAATCATCTCTTTCAGTGGcagaatgagaggaagagagagagagagagagaaagagagggagaacaggagaagaagagaggagaaggagagaggggaggggttaGACTCAATAGAAAGATGAATATAAaacagagaaatggagggaggacAACAAAGATGCATACCAAACAGAGGGAGCAACGAAGACATGGAGACGAAAGACAACGGTGAAGGATGAATATAAAACAGGGCGAGATGGAGAACATTCTATCTCAcagatagcgagagagagagaaagagaggatgagaggaaaaATGGACAGAAACAGGGAAACAGtatagagaaaagagagcaaAGTGAAAGAGAATGCAAAAACATGACAACATACACAAGGCCATGCTTTTTGTCGGGATTACAGTAAGCCCCCATACGCAAACttatttgagtgtttgtgtgtgtgtgtgtttcagagtgtaccttcatgtgcatgcatgcgagTGCGTTGCTGACACATAACTAGCTGAGTCAATTTAAAGCACTCGCATCTAAACTCCACAACAGCGATGTTGCATTTGGACAAACACTGCAATTTGCGTGCTGGCACCCTCCACAACCCCAGCATCAGAGCGCTTTAAGTTccagcacacacgcacgcagtaGTCTATCACTTCGCACCAAAACCACATTTACACGAGCCACAAGCcgcactcccccccccccacctcctttCTCCACATTAGACACCTCTCTGCCCTTGTTTTCGGTTTTCATTTGCCACCCCTaaccacccccccctcccacccccatccacacacacacacgcccccttTTAAGGGCCTGCCATTTCACACAACACTCGGATTCCGTAAGAGCCGCTCTCCACGGCGGGACAAGTCAGCCATGGCTAATGCAGtgtaacggctcccacacacagctgcgttccgtcaacgcattccagtgggtgttcccgacggtagctatgcaaatgacttgaagtataaccgtaatgtgattagttggtgccgtccgtagattggcttgattggccggtgccgtctgtcggtgcagcaacagctgaactcgcGACGCGacagacccacaattcagttcaggAGGTAGAATGGTCTGAGGTGAGCAAGTGATTGCCCCCTGCGTATAGGCCTAACACTCGTTTTGTGATTTGCAGCAGTTTACCCTATAATTGAAGAGGGTGGTCAAAGTTAATTTTGATATGTTTTGAAAGTTTAGTGATTGAtagggatgggcaaagcgaggctttatgaaacactgaaacgtttGAAGCAATCGTGCCGAATTGTTCCGAAACTTTGAAACAATtccgacacctcagagctgtttagggtgaaacaaatctgtcaaatgcttcgtattggagatgtagtctttaaagttcgtggctcgctgtgttacctgtgttcagtctttgtcaaaagctaagcagcATGCCCGTGGTC
This window encodes:
- the lrrc4ba gene encoding LOW QUALITY PROTEIN: leucine-rich repeat-containing protein 4B (The sequence of the model RefSeq protein was modified relative to this genomic sequence to represent the inferred CDS: inserted 2 bases in 1 codon; deleted 2 bases in 1 codon) — its product is MRITTVTGLSSPSPLLLLAQLLLWLLPFRTDTVGAASTNCPTPCQCSNQASRVICTRRNLADVPDSISVNTRYLNLQENSIKVIKSETFKNLRHLEILQLSKNQISQIEVGAFNGLPNLNTLELFDNKLTQVPSAAFEYLSKLRELWLRNNPIETLPAYVFNRVPSLRRLDLGELKKLEHISEAAFVGLDNLRYLNLGMCGLKDIPNLTPLGRLEELELSGNRLEIVRPGSFQGLVSLRKLWLMHFRQMSVSWLPRXDLKNLEELNLSHNSLHSLPHDLFTPLPKLERVHLNHNPWVCNCDVLWLSWWLKETVPSNTTCCARCHAPPGLRGRYIGELDQSHFTCYAPVIVEPPTDLNVTEGMAAELKCRTSTSMTSVNWFMPSGALSWRRGCPSLVSPVLPRRQLSFTSVAFGDPGPCDRVVSNTAGNTTATAMLNVTAAPSDNYTYFTTVTVETVDSNEEDLVNSSGSPALRTHNQTIIRIPGPTPSWSLVPTTASSLSWSASSTRGAFTVPVTMDPTYSSLEDVMKTTKIIIGCFVAITFMAAVMLVVFYKLRKQHQLHKHHGPARAIEIINVEDELGASAGVRGSGISGGSTMTQGSGGGSGTCGGGGGGGGGGSCGGGSGLGIGGSQSLRLHHPEIVNLPNLARAEHLNHYYKAHHFNNNMLGLGSMGTGVGLNNNNNPSPCSQGMATSVPSSGAISCSPMPVSVGSGTGTLGSLPTPVPLPQLSIHGSLKGLMGKGQNSQIEPLLFKSGSKENVQETQI